The Lactuca sativa cultivar Salinas chromosome 2, Lsat_Salinas_v11, whole genome shotgun sequence genome includes a window with the following:
- the LOC111903226 gene encoding protein DETOXIFICATION 49: protein MCQQASSPRCNCNSNSTQQVTDIFDPFLIPENVKQPPKVITKKTVDDDDIDQQFNKAPNNKKKKKTHVSLAVNEAISIGRIAIPMILTGLLLYSRSMISMLFLGHLGELALAGGSLAVGFANITGYSVLSGLAMGMEPICGQAFGAKRHTLLGLCLQRTVLLLLLVSFPIAILWLNMKSILLFCGQDEEIATQAQTYLIYSLPDLLAQSLLHPLRIYLRSQSITLPLTFCASLSIVLHIPINYYLVNHLNLGITGVAISSVWTNFNLVASLVVYILISGVYKKTWGGISRECLKGWKSLLNLAVPSCISVCLEWWWYEIMILLCGLLVNPRATVASMGILIQTTALIYIFPSSLSFSVSTRVGNELGAGRPGKAKLAALVGLCCSFFLGFSALFFAASVRNLWATMFTQDKEIIALTSMVLPIIGLCELGNCPQTTGCGVLRGTARPKIGANINLGCFYLVGMPVAVVLGFFMGFDFEGLWLGMLAAQMSCVVTMLVVLGRTDWEFEAERAKKLTEGGGDGNGDVVVADNEEIKGEEYKLIKAENKEEESLDFGADLV, encoded by the coding sequence atgtgcCAGCAAGCTTCATCTCCTCGTTGCAACTGTAATTCAAATTCAACCCAACAAGTTACAGATATTTTCGACCCTTTTTTGATCCCCGAAAACGTCAAACAACCCCCaaaagttataacgaagaaaaccgttgatgatgatgatattgatCAGCAATTCAACAAGGCtcccaacaacaagaagaagaaaaaaacccATGTTTCATTAGCTGTAAATGAAGCCATTTCGATAGGGAGAATCGCTATCCCAATGATCCTCACGGGTCTCTTGTTGTATTCCAGATCAATGATCTCGATGTTGTTCTTGGGTCACCTCGGTGAGCTTGCACTTGCAGGTGGTTCGTTAGCTGTCGGGTTCGCTAACATCACAGGATACTCGGTGTTATCTGGATTAGCCATGGGAATGGAACCCATTTGTGGGCAAGCTTTCGGGGCTAAAAGACACACGCTTCTTGGCCTCTGTTTACAAAGAACTGTTCTTTTATTGCTTCTCGTCTCTTTCCCGATTGCGATTCTGTGGCTCAACATGAAAAGCATCTTGCTTTTTTGTGGTCAAGATGAAGAAATCGCAACACAAGCACAGACGTATCTTATATACTCACTTCCTGACCTTTTGGCTCAATCTTTATTACACCCATTACGGATTTACCTCCGTTCACAATCGATAACTCTACCTCTCACATTCTGTGCGTCTCTTTCGATCGTTCTTCACATACCCATCAATTATTATCTCGTAAACCACCTGAATTTGGGAATCACAGGCGTCGCGATTAGTAGTGTGTGGACGAATTTTAACCTGGTGGCTTCATTGGTGGTTTACATACTCATTTCCGGCGTCTATAAGAAAACATGGGGAGGTATCTCGAGAGAATGCTTAAAAGGTTGGAAATCGCTGTTGAATTTAGCTGTTCCGAGTTGTATATCGGTTTGTCTGGAATGGTGGTGGTACGAAATCATGATCTTGTTATGTGGGCTGTTAGTGAATCCGAGAGCAACCGTCGCTTCAATGGGGATTCTGATTCAGACCACCGCATTGATCTACATATTTCCGTCGTCACTCAGTTTCAGTGTGTCAACCCGTGTTGGTAACGAGTTGGGTGCGGGTCGACCAGGGAAGGCCAAGTTGGCCGCCCTTGTTGGACTCTGCTGTAGCTTTTTCTTGGGGTTTTCTGCTCTGTTTTTCGCCGCCAGCGTCAGAAATTTGTGGGCGACGATGTTCACTCAAGATAAAGAAATCATAGCATTAACTTCCATGGTTCTTCCGATAATCGGTCTTTGTGAGCTCGGAAACTGCCCGCAAACGACGGGGTGTGGTGTCTTGAGAGGCACGGCCCGGCCGAAGATCGGAGCAAATATCAATCTTGGGTGTTTTTATCTGGTGGGGATGCCGGTGGCGGTGGTGTTGGGATTCTTCATGGGGTTCGATTTCGAAGGTTTGTGGTTGGGTATGTTGGCTGCGCAGATGTCTTGCGTGGTGACGATGTTGGTGGTTTTGGGGCGGACGGATTGGGAGTTTGAAGCGGAGAGAGCGAAGAAGCTAACAGAAGGCGGCGGCGACGGCAACGGCGATGTTGTTGTTGCTGACAACGAAGAAATTAAGGGAGAAGAGTATAAGTTAATAAAAGCAGAAAATAAGGAGGAAGAATCTCTGGATTTTGGGGCTGATTTAGTTTAA